The genomic window TATTTCAAATCGAAAATCTTTATCCCTTTTTAAGGAATTGGACCTATTTTTCATCTTTAGTTAACAGATTCTTTATTTTTATTAATTTACTTTATTTACACTCTCCCCAGAAAAATAAAGTTTTAAGTTATTTATTGCTATTTTTAACAATCTTTCTCTTGATTCTTTTGGTGCCCAAGCTATGTGAGGTGTTATTATGCAGTTTTTAGCTTTCAAAAGAATATTCTCATCTAAAATAGGTTCTGTTGAAGCAACATCTGCAGCATAATATCCTATTTTCCCATTTTCTAAATACTTATACACATCACTTTCTTTAGCTAACTCTCCTCTTGAAGTATTAATTAAAATAACTCCATTCTTCATCTTCAAGATATTTTCCTCACGTATAAGTTCTTTAGTTTGAATTGTTAATGGACAATGAAACGTTATTATATCCGATCTCTTTAGTAATTCATCTAACTCTACTCGATATTTTTCTGAATCTTTATTTGAATATCGGTCATAAACTAAAACATTCATTCCAAAAGCCTTAGCTATAGGAATATTTTCTTTCCCTATATTCCCAGCTCCAACAATCCCTAAAGTTTTTCCCTCTAATTCGATTAAAGGATAGTCCCAAAAACAAAAATCTTTTCTTTTTTGCCATTCCCCAGATTTTACCTTCAAACTATGATCCCAAACATGATGAGCTATCTCTAATATTAATGCAAATACAAATTGAACAACAGCCTTTCTACTATACCCAGGTGTATTTGTTACCACAATCCCTTTTTCTCTTGCATACTCTACATCAACAATGTTATATCCAGCTGCTAAAACACCTATATATTTTAAATTTTTACAAGAATCTATAACAGATTTATCTATTCTAGTTTTATTTGTAAATATAATTTTACTGTCCCCTATTCTTTCTAAAACTTCCTCAGGAGAAGTTCTGTCATAAATAACAACCTCTCCCAAAGTTTTCAATTCATCCCAACATAAGTCACCAGGATTCAGTGTATACCCATCTAAAACAACTATTTTCATATATTAACTCCTTTTAAAAAACACATATTAAATCCTCATCTATATTTATGTGATGACCACTGTAAACTCCTGGAATTGTCTTTTTACACTCTTTGGCAACTTTAAGTAATTTTTTAAAATCAATTCCTGTATCTATATTCACTTTGTCTAGCATATAAACAAAATCTTCTGTTGATAAATTTCCAGATGCTCCTGGGGCAAACGGACATCCACCCATCCCTCCTATCGAAGCTTGAATGTGCTTAATTCCACTTTCTATTGCAACATAAGAGTTCAGCATCCCCATATTTCTTGTATCGTGAATATGTATATGAAACTCTATATTTGGAAACTTCTCTAATAAATTTTCTACAACATTTTTCACTTGAGTCGGATTTGCAACTCCAATTGTGTCACATAAATTTATTGTTGTTATTCCTATTTTTACAGCTTTTTCTACATATTTTTCAAGTTGCTCATAAGTAACCTCTCCATCAAATGGACATCCAAATACTGTAGCTGCGTCTAAATTTACATACATCTCTGGAAACTCTTCAATAATTTGTTTTAACTCTTCAAAAGATTCATCCACACTTCTATTTACATTGGCTTTATTATGTCCCTCCGAAACAGAAATTACATAAGTTATTTCTCTCAAGCCTATATCAAAAGCTCTCTTTGCTCCTCTATAATTAGGAACCAACGCAAAAAATCTAATATCTTTATATTTCTCTAAAAAGTATTTAACAATCTCTTCAGCATCTTGCATTTGTGGTATATGTTTTGGAGAAACAAAAGATGTTAGCTGCATTCTTCTCATTCCTGCATCTATTAATTTTTCAATTATCTCTTTCTTTTTATTTGTTGCTATAAATTCTGTTACATTTTGAAATCCATCTCTCGGACCTATCTCTATTATCTCTACTTCATTTCTGTAATTCATTGTCACTCTCCCTAAATAAAAAACTTAAAGTATTCCTAAAAAAATTCCGAATAATACCATCACAAAAGATATTATAAGTAGATATTTTAAGCTGAATTTTATATGATCTTTCAACTCTACTCCAGCTAAACCAATCGCTAAAAAAGTTGTTGGTACGCATGGATTTATTACTGTTCCAACGTTTTGTCCTATCAACATGGCTAACGCTATATTCTTTGGACTAATTCTGAAGTTTCCAACTGATTCTATTACAACCGGAACAAACGAATAATAATATAAATCTGAACTGAAAGCGATTCCAATCGCACTTCCTAAACTTCCCAAAACTCTACCTATTTGAGGTAAGAGAATTGTCGGAAATATATATATCAAAATATCTGCTAACGATTTAGTCATTCCACTTTCTTTAAATATTCCTAAAAATACTCCTGCTGCTAAAAATGTCCCCGCTGTGTTAAATGCTACAGCTGCATTTTTTTCTATGACTCTAACTTGATCCTTTCCATCGCTAAAATTCAACAATAAAGCCATACCGGTAGCAATTAAAAATATAAAATAGCTAGGTATTTTTGAAAATCTAATCATTAACAATATCGTAATTACTGTTAGACAAAAATTTTTACCCCAAGATAACCAATTGATTTTGTAAATATTACTTGACCCTTGACTTTCCTCATCTGCAACAGTTTTTAAACTCTCTATTCTTTTTTCTTTATTACCAAAATATATCGCAAATATAATTACCACAAGACTTCCAACTATTTGAAGTGGTAAAACCTCTTTCCACAACTCTTGAGGGGTTACCTCCACTCCAAAGCTTTGTAAAACTACAGAGGTTCTTATAACCGTTCCACCCCAAGGAATCATATTCCAAACTCCTGTTATTCCTCCAATTATTGTCAACATCGATAAAATATTCATTTTAAATTTTTTATAAATAGGTAACATAACTGGAATAGTTACTAAATATGTTGTTGCTGTAGCTCCATCTAATTGACCCACAAGAGCAATCAATGCTGTTGAGATATAAATCAAAATTTTATTTTTTCCTGAATATTTAACTAAAAAACTTATTATTGGATCGAACAATCCTTTCTCATTCATAATTCCAAAATAAATTATAGAAAACATAAATAAAATAGCGTTATTCATTGTCAATTTAACACCGTTTGTTGCCCAATTGACAACTTCAACCACTTGATAGCTCTTGCTTCCTAAAGAGACAAAAGTATCTGTAAACAAAACTACTCCTAAAACAGCTATAAAAGGAAATATTATAAACGCTACAATTGGAGAAGTTTTATTTTTTAATAGGCAAATAGTCATTACTACTAACATCAAAAATGCAACTATGGATAAAATCATTTTTTTCCCCTCTTCTTAGAAAACTTTTTCTTCTTTCAGTTTTAAAATTGTCTCCTCATCTAATTTCAAAATATTTTTTAATACTTCATCTAAATGTTCACCAAGAAGTGGAGCAGGCGTCTTTATTACAGCTGGTGTCTCACTAAACTTTAAATGATTTCCAGTTAGCTTCATTTTTCCAGCTATCGGGTGTTCAACTTCAACAAACATCTCTCTTGATAATACATGCGGATCTGCTACAACTTTATCTATCGTATTTATCGGTGCCGCAGGGATTCCTTTTGCCAATAACTTTTCAACTGTTTCATCAATCTCTTTATCTTTTAACCAATTTTCAATTATAGGCTTCAACTGAGCATGATTTTCAACTCTTTTAGAATTTATTACAAATCTTTCATCTGTTTTCAAATCTTCTCTTTTCATTATTTCAGTTAACAATCCAAAAAGTTTATCGTTTCCACAGCCGATTACTAAACTACCATCTTTCGCTTTAAATGAGTCATAAGGATATACAGATTCATATCTATTTCCTATTTTTTCTGGTATTTTCCCGCCAACTAAGTATATTTGTGTAATTATTTCCATAGATGATATAACCGAATCCACTAAAGCAACATCGACTTTTTGTCCTATTCCTGTCTTATTCTTATGATTAAGTGCACCTAAAACTCCAATAGTAACACTTAATCCTGCTAAAACATCTGCCATAGCTGTTCCTGTTCTTGTTGGTTCTCCCCCTGGCCATCCTGTAGTACTCATCAATCCTCCAACAGCTTGCCCTATGATGTCATATCCAGCTCTATTTTTATAAGGTCCTGTATGACCAAAGCCAGAAACACATCCATATACAATTCCAGGGTTTATTTTTTTTAAAGTTTCATACCCTAATCCTAACTTTTCCATTGTTCCAGGTCTAAAATTCTCTAACAAAATATCAGCATCTTTTAAAAGATCAAAAAATATTTGTTTTCCTTTTTCACTTTTTAAGTTTAAAGTTATTCCTTTTTTGTTTCTGTTTAAATTCATGTAATAAGCACTTTCTCCATTTACAAAAGGAGCAAAACTTCTACTATCATCCCCTTTCCCAGGAACCTCTATTTTTATTACTTCAGCTCCCATGTCAGCTAAAAGCATTCCACAATAAGGTCCTGCTAACACTCTTGTTAAATCTAAAACTCTAACTCCACTTAATGCACCCATTTATTACCTCCATTTTATTCTAGTCGACTAGTCGTCTTGATTTTAATATATACTACATAACTGATTCTTTTGTCAAATTTTTTTTATTTGTTGACTAATCATAATTTTAGAATATACTTTAAGTATAATAAATTTAATTTAAGGAGATCTTTCTTATGAAATTACTAGAACCTGAGAAAAATGAAAGTATCAAGCAGAACATTTATAGGAATTTGAAATATAATATTATGTCATTAACATTAAAACCAGGAGAAAAAATAAGCGAAAGCGAATTACAAAAACTATTTAATGCAAGCAAGTCTCCTATCAGAGAAGCCTTAGCTAAACTAAAAGAGGAAAATCTTATTGATGTTATCCCCCAAAAAGGAACTTTTATATCTAAAATTAATCTAAAATTAGTTGAAAGTACACTATTTATAAGAAAAGTTGTCGAAAATGAAGTATTATTTTTAGCAAAAACTTCCAAAAAAGATAAATTAGAATTTATTAAAAATTTAGATAAAAATTTTTTGGAAATGAAATCAATTATTTCTATCTGCAAAAAACCCGAAAACCTTTTAAATCTATTTGATCTTGATAAAGAGTTCCATAAAATTATTTTTAACTTTATTGACAAAGCAGAAGTTTGGGATATAATTTCTTCTTCGAGCACACATTATGAAAGATTTAGAGTTCTTGAAACTCCTGAGCTAAATAACATTTTATTCATCTTAGAACAGCATCAAAGAATTATCGACCTACTAAAAGGTACAAATGATGATAATATATCTTCTATAAGGGATTTACATGTAAAAAACTTTACAAACTCTTTCGAAAACCTAGTACAAAAATATCCAGATTATTTTTTAAAATAAAAAAAGGAGCTAAATCAGCTCCTTTTTTTACTCTTTAAAAAACTATAACCATAACATTTTCATCTGGTCTTTGATCATTTGATTTTCTATTTACTTTTCCGTTGGTTATCCAGTCAAATAAAAATTTAATATGTGCCTCAGAATTTCTAATACATTTTCTAGTTCCTTCAACCGTTCCCAAAGTACCATCTTTCTGCTCTAAGAAAAAATCTCTATTTATATTTTCTTCAAAATCGATAGGGGTTCCATGAATATATCCTCCACCAGAAAATCTGATTGCATATTTCGCTAATCCAGCCAACCTTCCATACTGGTCAGTATAAA from Cetobacterium sp. ZOR0034 includes these protein-coding regions:
- a CDS encoding D-2-hydroxyacid dehydrogenase, producing MKIVVLDGYTLNPGDLCWDELKTLGEVVIYDRTSPEEVLERIGDSKIIFTNKTRIDKSVIDSCKNLKYIGVLAAGYNIVDVEYAREKGIVVTNTPGYSRKAVVQFVFALILEIAHHVWDHSLKVKSGEWQKRKDFCFWDYPLIELEGKTLGIVGAGNIGKENIPIAKAFGMNVLVYDRYSNKDSEKYRVELDELLKRSDIITFHCPLTIQTKELIREENILKMKNGVILINTSRGELAKESDVYKYLENGKIGYYAADVASTEPILDENILLKAKNCIITPHIAWAPKESRERLLKIAINNLKLYFSGESVNKVN
- a CDS encoding hydroxymethylglutaryl-CoA lyase, whose translation is MNYRNEVEIIEIGPRDGFQNVTEFIATNKKKEIIEKLIDAGMRRMQLTSFVSPKHIPQMQDAEEIVKYFLEKYKDIRFFALVPNYRGAKRAFDIGLREITYVISVSEGHNKANVNRSVDESFEELKQIIEEFPEMYVNLDAATVFGCPFDGEVTYEQLEKYVEKAVKIGITTINLCDTIGVANPTQVKNVVENLLEKFPNIEFHIHIHDTRNMGMLNSYVAIESGIKHIQASIGGMGGCPFAPGASGNLSTEDFVYMLDKVNIDTGIDFKKLLKVAKECKKTIPGVYSGHHINIDEDLICVF
- a CDS encoding SLC13 family permease; amino-acid sequence: MILSIVAFLMLVVMTICLLKNKTSPIVAFIIFPFIAVLGVVLFTDTFVSLGSKSYQVVEVVNWATNGVKLTMNNAILFMFSIIYFGIMNEKGLFDPIISFLVKYSGKNKILIYISTALIALVGQLDGATATTYLVTIPVMLPIYKKFKMNILSMLTIIGGITGVWNMIPWGGTVIRTSVVLQSFGVEVTPQELWKEVLPLQIVGSLVVIIFAIYFGNKEKRIESLKTVADEESQGSSNIYKINWLSWGKNFCLTVITILLMIRFSKIPSYFIFLIATGMALLLNFSDGKDQVRVIEKNAAVAFNTAGTFLAAGVFLGIFKESGMTKSLADILIYIFPTILLPQIGRVLGSLGSAIGIAFSSDLYYYSFVPVVIESVGNFRISPKNIALAMLIGQNVGTVINPCVPTTFLAIGLAGVELKDHIKFSLKYLLIISFVMVLFGIFLGIL
- a CDS encoding CaiB/BaiF CoA-transferase family protein yields the protein MGALSGVRVLDLTRVLAGPYCGMLLADMGAEVIKIEVPGKGDDSRSFAPFVNGESAYYMNLNRNKKGITLNLKSEKGKQIFFDLLKDADILLENFRPGTMEKLGLGYETLKKINPGIVYGCVSGFGHTGPYKNRAGYDIIGQAVGGLMSTTGWPGGEPTRTGTAMADVLAGLSVTIGVLGALNHKNKTGIGQKVDVALVDSVISSMEIITQIYLVGGKIPEKIGNRYESVYPYDSFKAKDGSLVIGCGNDKLFGLLTEIMKREDLKTDERFVINSKRVENHAQLKPIIENWLKDKEIDETVEKLLAKGIPAAPINTIDKVVADPHVLSREMFVEVEHPIAGKMKLTGNHLKFSETPAVIKTPAPLLGEHLDEVLKNILKLDEETILKLKEEKVF
- a CDS encoding GntR family transcriptional regulator gives rise to the protein MKLLEPEKNESIKQNIYRNLKYNIMSLTLKPGEKISESELQKLFNASKSPIREALAKLKEENLIDVIPQKGTFISKINLKLVESTLFIRKVVENEVLFLAKTSKKDKLEFIKNLDKNFLEMKSIISICKKPENLLNLFDLDKEFHKIIFNFIDKAEVWDIISSSSTHYERFRVLETPELNNILFILEQHQRIIDLLKGTNDDNISSIRDLHVKNFTNSFENLVQKYPDYFLK